AGAATAGATGcacatgggtaaaagtacaaagccgtgtcacacttttataaaggaaatggtcaatgctgattcatttttttaaaattaaatcaatagaaagtgaaattaCTTAACCTAAATAAGAGTTCACGAGCTTTCTCTCCTATGAGTCACATTCATATATTACTTCGATTTGAaggatttgatatatatatatatatatatatatatgttggcttgtgcaaggagatccatctagtacCAACATCCTTAAGAAACATGTTTCCCATAGTTATTACCTTAATAAAATGTTAAAATTCAATATACCATTGGGGACTttgacaaaagtgattggagacTGTGAACTAGATTTTCAACTATTAACATTGTACAAAACTTTTTCACAGTTTTAAATGCTAAATTTATTTTGTGGCGCATGTAGTGAATGAAATTCATGTATGCTAAACAATATTTCTATATGTTTACACAATGACCATTCCCATTTGGTTTCATTATTCAAGCTCCATTTTCTCTTATAGACACCAATATTTTGGAAATTATGTAGTTGTCGATGCCTCCAGTTTCGTCAAAATATTTCTTAACTAGTTAACATAGATCATGTGGTGTTGTATTCTCGTTCATTTCATAAACATGAAGTAAATAAGGTTGGTGAGTGCTATTTTCTATAGTATATGCATGCACACATTcccattaaatattatttattgatGTAACCATATAACTATAATGTAATAAAGTTGACCTTTTTTGTACATCTTATTTTCCCAACTCAATAGGACAACTTCCCCATTCCTATATGTTTTTAAACTAAATAATATTTTCCAATAAATTTAGAAATGTCTATAGAAGTCAATAAACTACTATACTCTAGGTAGTTTTTCATAGGGCACActctagtcaaaatatgaaaaataatactCAACTAAACATTTTTACCATTTTTGTGCTTTCATCATCTTTCCAAATTAATATTGAATTGTACCTCTATAAAAAGAAACCTTCACCTTTTTTAATATAATCGTCAAATTTCAAGGCATGCTTAACCTGAAGCCTTTTCTCTTAAATATTTTGCATCTTATAAATGTTTTTTTCTTTCCATCCATGATTTTATTTTCAGAAAATTTACCAACATGTTTCTTATAAAATCATCTTTTAGTTGTAGCTCCTTTCCCCTACCATATTTCCAACTATAattcttacacctacattctatgcaaggttcatctttgttttcatttttcactagttcaatgaatgaGTATTTGGAAACCAAATCAATCTAAAAATTCCTTGACAAATCCCTCATTCCCccatctttttatttttattttatttttctctaaaatttggtATCTCAATGAATTAAATTAGGGGAGCATTTAACTCCATGGTTGTGCATCAACTAGGTGTTACATTTCAAAACTAACAATGTAACTAACTTGTACCACCTAGTTTTTATTAGACTAATAATGTGTCTTTAAACTACATAGAATTCTTTGGATAAAAACAACTAACCTAACCACTTCAAGTCCGAAAAAAATACTTTTTCTCCTATAGGATCTGTCCTTGAGGGATCATCATTTTTATACATAACCCCCTTGAAGTAGGGAACTACCTCTAATATCTCAAAGAGACCCCATATCATGTCATTAAAAAATTCATGCTACTTGGACAACTTCCAAATTTACTTGCATTCAAAGGGAAAGGATATGTGAATAACCACAGTAAATCTTATACAACAACCATCTAAGAACTCTCTTCGAATgccataattaataaaatatttatgaaaatattAGAAGGGATTGCATTCGATTTGTATTATTAATTTCTTAAATTTTCAATACCTTCCCTTATAAAACCATTTAGGGATTTAATCACCCCCTTTGACACCAATAAACTTATTACTAGTAGAGATAAACAAATCCTTAATATGAAGGAATATAACAATGAATCTATAGCTTAATTTCTCATTCAATGCAGACATGCATTCTCATTTTCTAGTTTTCCTACATGGatcattatataatttataatttcttACTACATTCTCTAAATAGGGAGATGATGCAATATATTGAAATATATGATATGGTTTCTATGAGGAAGCATTAAAATGTGCTATCAATATTGACCAAGGCATGATTGATAGTGGGAGAAAGTGACATGGAATTGATGGCCGATTGGTCATGTGAAAGAACAATAACATCTCTTCCACTCCAAAAATCCTAAAAAGTAATAAAAACACCATAAGAGATGGAATGACAAATAATATCCCAATAGAAATAATAATTGTAATAGTTATTAGAAGTATAACAATAATTATTTGAAGCGAGAAAACCTTGAGATCCAATTTATTGATTATCATCCAAGGAACAACTTTAATAGATCGCGAACTAATAAatatttgaattatatatatatatatatatatatatatatctttatcttATTGTAGGCTTAGGAACTATGTCCATAAAAGTTTACATTACCTCCATATAACTTACATAACCTTTTGGCTCCTTTGCATGATATTTTCCACAAATTTCACTACTCAAATAAAATTTGTTGTTCTCTTTCTCTTATCTTTTTCTTCAACTCATATGTcacaaatctatcacaagagaatcaatgggaagaaaagaaagaagaagggaTGCAAAGATGGGCCTTTACGAAAAAAATCATCATACTATAGATATATTGTACACTTGAGATCTTCAAATATCAAAATGTGGAAGTTGCTTGGATGGTTAGTTTATATCAAGATATTTTAGATATAAAAGTTGCTTGGATGGTTAGTTTATATCAAGATATTTTAGATATAAAAAAGGTATTTTTTTCAAGTTTGTAATGTAATTTGTTTCATTGCTTAGATTTAGACATgaccaataatttttttttcatataatagtttaaaattttaatttgtacAATAAAATATCTTTCAAAATAACATTAAAATTATTCCAAAAAGAATTCTTGAATCATTAAACAAAACCTTCTACATTAAACACAAATCAATCAAAAAATTATCTAGCTTAAACAAATGAATGACTTTTAAACCAAAATAATTGTCTGTCAAACAAACACGAGGAGCCAATCAAAACTCAaagaaacaattttcatttaactTAGAAATAGAATTTCTTGCATGTTTATGccttgatttttagtttcttcatcACTTTTAGTTTAAATTAGGAAAGGTAAGAGGTTCATTTTCTTGTacatgcattcatactaaatttaaAAGGAACAAAAAAGATCATATTAACTTTTTATTGTATATATAGTAGTCACATTTTCATAGATTTtattctaaattgtatttaataaaaaaaataattcaaaatcaattattatttaaaatagtaTTTTTTTCTTGCATGTATGTTGAGATCTCTTTTATCTCAatatccttcacatacttagaaatcataaaattataaaataaaaaaaaattaaaataaagaatTCAAAAATAAAAACCTGAAGTTCTACTAGTATTTAAATCCAAGAaattctaaaatttatttaaatacaaaataaccatcacaaattaaaaattctttcaaaatcacatactaaatcACCTCATACATCCCTATTCATCACTCTTGCATGCATTTGAACTTTGCATGCCTACATGTTTCCAAGAATAAGGATAAAATAGGTATAAATTATCTTGAGAAAGTTATGCGATTAAACAATAGACTTTAGCCAAAAACATAATTAGAAAATAATATGAATGCATCTTAGCCATTGGAAATGAATACTAAGAAAACTATTAGAATTTGAAAATAATGGTAAACATCAATATAAAATCTAGAGATTCAACACTTCTCCCACATAATGAAGATAGTCTTCTACTAaacttgtttttggattttgatgaagatTGCTATATTTATATGCATACCAAACATTGTCACATTTTGACACTTCTTCCACATAACGAAGATAGTCTTCTACTAGACTTGTTTTGGGATTTTGATGAAAactgattgatatatatatatatttatatttaaatgtaTATACGTAAATCTATAACTTCACTTTGATATAGTAAAAAACTTAAAATACTACTGATTTTCTTCCATAAAATATTTGTGGaaattcttaatgttatttttctttacaaaatttaaAAATGTTTTTCCTTTAGATCATTGTTCATACATATCTGACATCTCAATCTGATTCAACGTCCTGAAGAAATTACTGTAATAGGTGGACAAGTGTAATTTTCAGTGGTTTCCAAAGCATGATTAAGTCTCGTGTGCTCCACAAAACTTGCATCCCTGCAAAGTCCCGATTGTTTTGTACTAGCTCTAATCCAGGCAAGTTCCTCCACCACCTCTCTCATTGATGGCCTTTCTTTTGCTTTCACTTGCAAACATGCTTTTGCTAACATCGCCATTTTCTCCATCTGCCCTCGATTTTCCTCCTTCACTGCATTAGTATCTAAAATTTCTGAGAGGCATTTGTCATTAATTGTGGAGAGGAAATGGTCATACAAAGCGCACATAGATCCTTGTACAGACAACACAGGCCGTAGACCAGTGAGAAGCTCTATCAAAACTACACCGAAGCTGTAAACATCACTCTTGTCTGTATACTGGTTGCTCCTCACAAACTCTGGGTCGACATAACCTGGAGTGCCAGATGGAAACATGGTACTCAGATGTGTTTCATCAGAAGGGCGCAGACGAGAAATACCAAAGTCGGCTACTTTTGGTGTGAATGTGTCATCTAGCAAAATGTTTGAGGATTTTATGTCACGATGGAAAATGGGCTGAGAGGATCCACGATGCATGTATGCTATACCCTCTGCAGTCTCTATGGCAATCTGTCGCCTTCTTTCCCAAGGAAAGTTCTTCTCTGGAGACTGTAAGCGTTGAAAGAGTGTTCCATTTGGCACAAATTCATATACAAGCAATGGAAGTTCAGTACGAAGGCAACAACCGATCAATTTCACTACGTTTCTGTGATTGGTGTGGGATAAAATCACAATTTCATTGGTGAACTCCGGGGAAAATGTTTTGGGCTTTTTGATTGCGACTGAATTGCCGTCCGAGAGAACTCCCTTGTACACGGTTGCAAATCCGCCTCTTCCTAACTCTGTTGAGTAATTATTGGAAGCTATTTTTAACTCTGTTTCAGAAAACATTCGTAGGCTCTTTCTTCCTCCCATTAAAGCAATGCGTTCCTGTAGCTCAACTCCCCCATTCTTTATGAAATTCTTGTCTGCGGCATGTTTCAATCGACGCCTCCTCAGCCACCAAAAGAATCCACCCAATGCAAGAGCTCCGATGCATCCGAGAATATAGACTGCCAGCCAACAGAAAGGAATTTATTATTGACCAAACCATTTTTATGATATAATGAaacataatataatttattcaatataaaaagaCATTAACACTTTTAAGTGATGGAAAAAGATGCATGAAAGATCTAAAAAAATACACATGCAAAGTATTCATCAAAATGATATAATGTTTATTTTGAGAAAAAATTTCTATTATTAAATTCATTCTTcaaaatttaaatcaatgtattcaTAGTATTAAATATTGTTACAATAAATTAGTATGCTCAAGTTTttacaagaaaaaagaaaaaagaaatgttTAGAAAAATTATAACACATTACCTCTTACAAAATTATACCAATATACATCTTCAAACTATGCATCAAAAAAGTTTAGAAAAATTATAACATATTACCTCTCACAAAATTATACCAATATACATCTTCAAACTATGCATCATCATACATCTTCAAGTTATGCAGTAACATATATTAGTAGGACctaaaattggaaatcatcaaCGATTTTTAAAGCTACCAAAGAAAAGCATGGACTAAAATATATACCTAAATTAGAAAAGGTTAACTAAAATATAGATCAGAAACTTCCTCTTTCAACTAAGTCACTTCACTTgatattatttattctttttgtTAAGACACACATGAAAACTACTTATCTTTCTTAATTATCTCTAAGTCTTGAATTAGCTCCCTTTTGTATGATCTTTCTAATATGACATTTCTTatacattttagcatttttcatagTTTTATTTAGTAACTACCATGACAACTAAATGATAATTATAAATTGATAAATTACAAATTATAAGTGACAATTAGTGTCACTCGAAGTGGGACATGTAAAAAATGTTCTAGTTTTGTGAATTTAATCTTTAGAGATTTTGGACTATTATCTTTAGGGTTTATCTTTGTGCGCCCATGTTTAAAACCCTTTCTATCATCATGCTCCATGACCAtgttaaatcaatttttttaatttgaaaatgacttGGTATCTCATTGGGAGTCTTTTAAGTCGTGCAATTTATCCCTTCAATTCTCATTGATTTACTAGCACTACCTTAAAGTAACTTGGTGTACCTCATCAATTATTTCAATCTCATGGTTTTTATTTACTATTAAGGGGACTCTCaattttttttgtctaattttgaTGCATTATGTATGGTCAATTATATCACATTTTACATTAATTATGATGACCTATGTAGGTAAAACACCTCAGAAAAATGCATCTTTAGGTATTGTTGTCACCTTGCAATTGGTCAGAAATGATTTCTTTTATGCATCATATAGTGGTAATGGGATACCTTTTTTTATTTATCAACTAGATGATTCATATTACATTGCTATGTTTGGAGAAGAAGACTATTTTCAATTGTTTGATGGGAGATAAAGGTCATATTTTGATTAAGTTGGTTGGGATATAGGGTCTGAAGTGATAAGGCCATGTTAGTGAATATATGACATGCTTATTTCTATTGTCATTCAAATATAGATATCTCATTATACCACATAATAGTTGCGAAGCTAGATTGATGACATATTCTGAGGTATTCCTAGAGGTTACAATATGAATGTAAATTAACACCTATCAAGTTTTCCTCTTCGCAAATCCAAAGTATGACGCATGATGACCATCAATTCAATTTACCTCAAgaaataaaatgattaaatttaaatttatagtAAAATGAATAAAAAATCCATCATTCTGCTTTTGAGATTCTACATGCATTTTATGCAAAAGGTAGTGAAATAGGCGAAAACCTTTAGCCATAGTTTTAAAATATTCATAATTTATTTTTTGTCACAGAGCAAAAAAATCTAAGGGTCGCAACTAGAGAAAGGATCGGTGATATTATTGAGGATCAATGCCATGTAGAACCATTTATTTTTGCATCATAATGCTACAATTTGAAGTCCCAGGAGGACTGTTGGGCCATGATTCGGGGTCCCCCACTTCTTCTAGGAGGGATGCCAACCCAGGGCGACCGGGGGGAACCAGAGCATGGGGATTAGTGTTCTCCAAGTAGTGGGTTTCTTCCAATGTCGTCATAAGGCGACGATGAATTTGCTCCCTTACTTCTGGTTGAAGTTTATCCCCCATAGAGGTCATGTCAACGTTTTTCCAGAACTTGAAAGAAAATGTCAAGTTGCGGGTTTGTTGGTCTTGTTGCTGCAGTATGTCCCAGAGTCTGACCTAATAAAATGGCACTCTCAAGCTGCTCAATAATCCGTATTCGGAATCTTGTATTATCAATTGTAGCATTACGGAATCTTGGGAGTTACCGGAACACGAAGTTGGCGTGTTGGCCAGGGGACATTACGGCCTCCTCCTCGATTGGAAATTGCTCCAATATCAAAGGAACAGCCAATTATTCGTGCGCCATGGAAGCCGAATGTATCGACTCTCCAACAGGGGACGCCCAAACATGCAAATGTTTTGCGGGCTACCAAGAGATTTCCAAAATGTGGAGATCATACCCATGCAACCGGTGCGTTAGAGTAACCAGTCCCTTGGTAGCCCGCAAAACATTTGCATGTTTGGGCGTCCCCTGTTGGAGAGTCGATGCATTCGGCTTCCATGGCGCGCGAATAATTGGCTGTTCCTTTGATAGTTGAGCGATTTCCAATCGAGGAGGAGGTCGTGATGTAGCCTGGCCAAC
The nucleotide sequence above comes from Cryptomeria japonica chromosome 11, Sugi_1.0, whole genome shotgun sequence. Encoded proteins:
- the LOC131071077 gene encoding wall-associated receptor kinase-like 1, which encodes MTSMGDKLQPEVREQIHRRLMTTLEETHYLENTNPHALVPPGRPGLASLLEEVGDPESWPNSPPGTSNFYILGCIGALALGGFFWWLRRRRLKHAADKNFIKNGGVELQERIALMGGRKSLRMFSETELKIASNNYSTELGRGGFATVYKGVLSDGNSVAIKKPKTFSPEFTNEIVILSHTNHRNVVKLIGCCLRTELPLLVYEFVPNGTLFQRLQSPEKNFPWERRRQIAIETAEGIAYMHRGSSQPIFHRDIKSSNILLDDTFTPKVADFGISRLRPSDETHLSTMFPSGTPGYVDPEFVRSNQYTDKSDVYSFGVVLIELLTGLRPVLSVQGSMCALYDHFLSTINDKCLSEILDTNAVKEENRGQMEKMAMLAKACLQVKAKERPSMREVVEELAWIRASTKQSGLCRDASFVEHTRLNHALETTENYTCPPITVISSGR